From one Thalassoroseus pseudoceratinae genomic stretch:
- a CDS encoding DUF1501 domain-containing protein produces MPHIPRYSSRREFLLKGGTGFGSIALAHLLQSEQASASTSPYAPKQTHFQPTAKNVIFLFMEGGPSQMDTFDPKPKLNELAGQQLPDSFGEVITPMGEYNAPLLGSKRKWKQHGESGTWVSDWLPETAKCVDDIAVIRSCWTDGINHSGGVCQMNTGTPVAGRPSLGAWVSYGLGTENQSLPAFVVMTDSATKPTNGPRNWGTGFMPAVYQGTHLSPSGSPIPNLSAPKGVSDRRQTSKLDFLNQLNSQHAQPRGFQTELDARIAAYELAFRMQATAPSAIDLTAETKETQDLYGLNEKKTAAFGRNCLLARRLVERGVRFVQLYHGSGSKWDAHSNIERNHADRCAESDKPVAALLTDLKQRGMLDDTLVIWGGEFGRTPMSEKGNGRDHNTTGFTMWMAGGGVKGGQTIGATDELGLHAIEDRLHVHDLHATILHLLGLHHMEVVYHYKGRPERPTLNEGEAYEKITTG; encoded by the coding sequence ATGCCTCATATTCCGCGTTACTCCTCTCGCCGTGAATTCCTGCTCAAGGGCGGTACGGGTTTTGGTTCGATTGCCCTGGCTCATCTGCTGCAATCGGAACAAGCCTCCGCGAGCACTTCGCCATACGCTCCAAAGCAGACGCACTTTCAGCCGACCGCAAAGAACGTGATCTTTCTGTTCATGGAGGGCGGTCCCAGCCAGATGGACACGTTTGATCCGAAGCCGAAACTCAACGAGTTGGCCGGTCAACAACTGCCGGACAGTTTCGGTGAGGTCATCACACCGATGGGCGAGTACAACGCCCCGTTGCTCGGTTCCAAACGGAAATGGAAGCAGCACGGGGAATCCGGCACTTGGGTCTCGGATTGGCTGCCCGAGACCGCGAAGTGTGTCGACGACATTGCCGTGATTCGTTCGTGTTGGACCGATGGCATCAACCACTCGGGCGGTGTTTGCCAGATGAATACCGGCACGCCGGTCGCCGGGCGACCGAGTCTCGGTGCGTGGGTCAGTTATGGTCTTGGTACGGAGAACCAATCACTACCGGCATTTGTGGTGATGACCGATTCCGCGACCAAACCAACGAACGGTCCGCGAAACTGGGGCACCGGTTTCATGCCGGCGGTTTATCAGGGCACCCATCTTTCGCCGTCGGGCAGCCCGATTCCGAACCTATCGGCTCCGAAGGGCGTTTCGGATCGGCGTCAGACGTCGAAGTTGGACTTTCTGAACCAACTCAACAGTCAGCACGCCCAACCACGGGGATTCCAAACCGAATTGGATGCCCGAATCGCCGCGTATGAATTAGCGTTCCGGATGCAAGCGACGGCTCCGTCGGCCATCGACTTGACTGCGGAAACCAAAGAGACCCAGGACCTTTACGGCTTGAACGAAAAGAAAACCGCTGCTTTCGGTCGGAACTGTCTGCTTGCTCGACGATTGGTCGAACGCGGCGTGCGATTCGTGCAACTTTATCACGGTTCCGGTAGTAAGTGGGACGCCCACTCCAACATCGAACGGAACCACGCCGACCGCTGTGCCGAGAGCGACAAACCCGTTGCCGCACTCCTGACCGATCTCAAACAACGCGGCATGCTCGATGACACGCTTGTGATCTGGGGCGGCGAATTCGGCCGCACACCGATGAGCGAGAAGGGCAACGGTCGCGATCACAATACCACCGGATTCACGATGTGGATGGCCGGTGGTGGTGTGAAAGGCGGTCAGACCATCGGAGCGACCGACGAACTTGGTCTTCATGCGATCGAAGATCGTCTGCACGTGCACGATCTCCATGCGACGATTCTGCACTTGCTGGGTCTGCATCACATGGAAGTCGTCTACCATTACAAAGGCCGACCCGAACGCCCCACCCTCAACGAAGGTGAAGCGTACGAGAAAATCACCACCGGTTGA
- a CDS encoding AsmA-like C-terminal region-containing protein, giving the protein MSSADTDNRNPISRFLNLTSSSLKSAGDAVVAVPSNAGVPGTDTDTPRPSRFRKFVRFVFVSSVLLVAFVFVAPMIVAKTELRQHILPTIFADYSGNIETGGASLSWFAPVVLYDVTGYDTEDEPLLTVPQVESSKKLWELALDASRLGRWTLTRPHIDVRLHEDGSNLEDTLAKMIAAESSDAPMSFDVVVNEGTVSVVDGETAESVWLSELAVEFVQPYELTAPLVAKVASKIGSPDSPGTAGQFDTELSWTLPIEDETLGIGQGDLALKTQDLRLGTLTKPLRRFLAELQLGGVLVSDLKLDWQEADGELQLKTNGRLNATQLAIGNPAWFGEEQLRAEFFATETDLELNAGQLKIAKFTLNSDAAKIDVQGGVDLNRAGESSNLDQLTQSFNESDLTASAIVDLARLAKMLPQTVRLREGLEITEGTLSASLQPEDRDGVRVWNASFGTSRLVANADGQEIVWEHPLAIDAKARMTDTGPQIDEILCESDFLKLRGEGHIDDATLEAECDLNRLTQEAGRFIDLGDMRLAGQVRSRLTCRQLNPGEWQAAAAAIANGFSLAIPGQPTWTEDQLTITASGDYLSVGESQSIKNATFEVRSGDDDLNIRQTAACEWPLTTGTAMLRAEMKGDLGRWATRLKPIVDLEGWTIQGQTAIAVDVEYSPVRVAAKNLIADFTPLWIRAEGINFNERQVRIRGEAEWQSVLARAVASELVWTSPALSLRVDGLDGRFAPNAPTTIAGNINFRGDLPTVLSWLRDPNTPPTYQTQGTAVGKIQLAVSESRTQADWDLQIEDPVVTDPQDPRTPLFADNRVSCQGKGTYDSARDHAVFERLTLLGGPIELNCVGEVKQPSTVCLVDLRGQFACDMNSASERLRPWIGNDVRFTGRQTRDFAIRGPAFTPTGEQGYVAKDLLARISIGWDGVSAYGLQGGASELTANLANGALRLGPLNQSIVSAVGATGQASLGTTLPLRDPLVATIDNGSGLNNVVLSQEMCGQWLKYVAPMLADSTRADGQFSLRLAGGQVPLADPMRMNTAGVLAIEQARVRPGPVAAEMFKVAQQVKSLINRGAGGQIVDPEKALLTLPKQNIEFRVSEGFVTHRGLTMAIDDVPIRTSGRVGLLDDSLAIVAEIPVQDDWIQKNKWLAPLKGQVIGLPIGGTLSRPTVDARVMQDLARRLAESAVGGAVEEQVRDQIFGGESPEKKLQDELGKGLKNLFGR; this is encoded by the coding sequence GTGTCCTCCGCAGATACAGACAACCGAAATCCGATCTCGCGATTTCTCAATCTCACTTCTTCGTCTCTCAAATCAGCGGGTGATGCCGTGGTTGCGGTTCCCTCGAATGCTGGCGTTCCCGGTACGGATACCGATACGCCTCGACCGTCTCGTTTCCGAAAATTTGTGCGGTTCGTGTTCGTTTCCAGCGTGCTGCTGGTGGCGTTCGTGTTCGTCGCACCGATGATCGTGGCGAAGACGGAACTCCGACAACACATTCTTCCCACGATCTTCGCGGACTACTCCGGGAACATCGAAACCGGGGGAGCATCCCTCAGTTGGTTTGCGCCGGTTGTCCTGTACGACGTGACCGGATACGACACCGAAGATGAACCACTGCTGACCGTGCCACAGGTCGAGAGTAGCAAGAAACTCTGGGAACTCGCGTTGGATGCGTCGCGATTGGGGCGGTGGACGCTGACTCGACCGCACATCGATGTTCGACTCCACGAGGACGGCAGCAACCTCGAAGACACATTGGCCAAAATGATCGCCGCCGAAAGTAGCGACGCACCGATGTCGTTTGATGTCGTTGTCAACGAAGGCACGGTTTCCGTCGTGGACGGTGAGACGGCCGAGTCGGTTTGGCTGTCGGAGTTGGCTGTCGAGTTCGTGCAACCCTACGAACTAACGGCACCGCTCGTCGCAAAAGTCGCCTCGAAAATCGGCTCACCCGACAGCCCTGGCACCGCCGGTCAGTTCGACACCGAACTTTCGTGGACACTGCCAATCGAAGACGAAACTTTGGGCATCGGGCAAGGCGATCTGGCGTTGAAGACTCAAGATTTGCGACTTGGCACGCTGACCAAACCTCTGCGGCGGTTTCTTGCCGAGTTGCAACTTGGTGGTGTGTTGGTGAGTGATCTGAAGCTCGATTGGCAGGAAGCTGACGGGGAGTTGCAACTTAAAACCAATGGTCGACTCAACGCCACGCAACTCGCGATCGGTAACCCTGCATGGTTTGGCGAGGAGCAATTGCGAGCCGAGTTCTTCGCCACCGAAACCGACCTGGAATTGAATGCGGGACAACTGAAAATTGCGAAGTTCACGTTGAATTCCGATGCGGCGAAAATCGACGTGCAAGGCGGTGTGGATCTCAATCGTGCTGGTGAGTCTTCCAATCTCGATCAATTGACGCAATCGTTCAACGAGTCGGATCTCACGGCGTCGGCGATTGTGGATTTGGCTCGGCTCGCGAAAATGCTGCCGCAAACGGTTCGGCTTCGTGAGGGTTTGGAAATTACGGAGGGCACGTTGTCCGCGTCGCTTCAGCCGGAGGACCGCGACGGCGTTCGCGTTTGGAATGCCAGTTTCGGGACTTCGCGATTAGTTGCCAACGCCGATGGCCAGGAGATCGTCTGGGAACATCCGCTCGCGATCGACGCCAAAGCGAGGATGACGGACACCGGTCCGCAAATCGACGAAATTCTTTGCGAATCCGATTTCCTCAAACTCCGTGGCGAGGGGCACATTGACGATGCCACCTTGGAAGCCGAATGCGACTTGAATCGTCTCACACAAGAAGCCGGTCGATTTATCGATCTGGGAGACATGCGGTTGGCGGGGCAAGTGCGATCGCGGTTGACGTGTCGGCAACTCAATCCCGGCGAATGGCAAGCAGCCGCTGCGGCAATTGCCAACGGTTTCTCGCTGGCGATTCCCGGTCAACCAACATGGACCGAAGACCAACTGACGATCACTGCATCCGGAGATTATCTATCCGTCGGCGAATCGCAGTCGATCAAGAATGCGACTTTTGAAGTTCGCTCTGGTGACGATGACCTCAACATTCGCCAAACCGCCGCGTGCGAATGGCCCCTCACCACCGGCACCGCGATGCTGCGGGCGGAAATGAAAGGTGATCTCGGGCGATGGGCGACTCGATTGAAACCGATCGTCGATCTCGAAGGTTGGACCATTCAAGGACAAACCGCGATCGCGGTCGATGTCGAATACTCTCCGGTTCGGGTCGCGGCGAAAAATTTGATCGCCGACTTCACACCGCTTTGGATTCGTGCCGAGGGCATCAACTTCAACGAGCGACAAGTCCGCATCCGAGGGGAAGCCGAGTGGCAATCTGTGTTGGCTCGTGCAGTGGCTTCCGAATTGGTTTGGACCAGTCCCGCGTTGAGTCTTCGCGTGGACGGATTGGATGGCCGATTCGCACCGAATGCACCGACGACAATCGCCGGGAACATCAACTTCCGTGGCGATTTGCCGACCGTGTTGTCCTGGTTACGAGACCCCAACACGCCGCCGACATATCAAACCCAAGGCACGGCTGTCGGAAAGATTCAGTTGGCCGTTTCGGAGTCGCGAACGCAAGCCGATTGGGATTTGCAAATCGAAGATCCCGTCGTGACCGATCCGCAAGATCCGCGGACGCCACTGTTCGCTGACAATCGGGTTTCGTGCCAAGGCAAAGGAACTTACGACTCCGCCCGTGATCATGCGGTCTTCGAGCGACTCACGTTGCTGGGCGGACCGATTGAATTGAATTGTGTCGGTGAGGTCAAACAACCGTCAACGGTGTGTCTTGTCGATCTGAGAGGACAATTCGCGTGCGACATGAATTCAGCCAGCGAACGGTTACGACCGTGGATCGGCAACGATGTGCGATTCACCGGACGCCAAACACGTGACTTCGCCATCCGGGGACCGGCATTCACACCCACGGGTGAGCAGGGCTATGTGGCGAAGGATTTGCTCGCTCGCATTTCGATCGGTTGGGATGGAGTGAGTGCCTACGGACTTCAAGGTGGGGCATCGGAATTGACCGCGAATCTTGCCAACGGTGCCTTGCGGCTTGGTCCGCTCAATCAATCGATTGTTTCCGCGGTTGGGGCTACGGGACAGGCATCGTTGGGCACGACGCTTCCGCTTCGCGACCCGTTGGTTGCCACAATCGACAACGGAAGTGGTCTCAACAATGTCGTGCTTTCGCAAGAAATGTGCGGGCAATGGTTGAAGTATGTGGCTCCGATGTTGGCGGACTCCACACGTGCGGACGGGCAATTTTCGTTGCGGCTGGCTGGCGGTCAGGTTCCGCTTGCCGACCCCATGCGGATGAACACCGCTGGCGTCTTGGCAATTGAGCAGGCGCGTGTGCGGCCCGGTCCGGTGGCGGCGGAGATGTTCAAGGTCGCGCAGCAGGTGAAGTCACTCATCAATCGTGGTGCGGGCGGGCAAATTGTCGACCCGGAGAAAGCATTGCTCACGCTGCCCAAGCAGAACATTGAATTCCGCGTCTCCGAAGGCTTTGTGACGCATCGCGGTTTGACGATGGCCATCGACGATGTGCCGATCCGAACCAGTGGGCGAGTCGGGCTCCTGGACGATTCGCTCGCCATCGTCGCCGAAATCCCGGTGCAGGACGATTGGATTCAGAAAAACAAATGGCTCGCCCCGCTGAAGGGGCAGGTCATCGGACTACCGATTGGTGGCACGCTCAGTCGACCCACTGTCGATGCTCGTGTGATGCAAGACCTGGCGCGTCGACTTGCAGAGTCGGCAGTCGGTGGAGCGGTCGAGGAACAAGTTCGTGATCAGATTTTTGGCGGCGAATCTCCCGAGAAGAAACTTCAAGACGAACTTGGCAAAGGCTTGAAGAACTTGTTCGGGCGATGA
- the dnaJ gene encoding molecular chaperone DnaJ: protein MPAQRCYYEVLSVTKTASNDEIKRSYKKLAVKYHPDRNKGDEAAAEKFKEVAEAYEVLSDPEKRGRYDRFGHEGVKGAASAGAGFGGFDDAMDLFSQLFGGQMGGGRRRRGSGGGQRGNSLRTVVEIDLFEAATGCQRDLEFTRKETCQTCSGSGAKPGTTPETCDYCNGQGQVVQRAGAGFFGFQMATECPACHGSGKVVRDKCSDCRGDGRQDKQIQQTLEIPPGVDNGNRISLRGEGDAGPNGGPRGDLLVDVRVKEHPLFQREGDHLTCRVPIHYSQAVLGANIDIPVLESGGKHSLEIPAGTQPGEVIRLRGQGMPDVHSGSRGDLFVQIQLEVPKSVDGRHEELIRELAEIENTNVTPHRKSFFEKVREFFSPDDDE from the coding sequence ATGCCAGCTCAACGATGTTATTACGAAGTGTTGTCCGTCACGAAGACCGCTTCGAATGACGAGATCAAACGTTCGTACAAGAAGCTTGCGGTCAAGTACCATCCCGACCGAAACAAAGGCGACGAAGCCGCCGCCGAGAAATTTAAGGAAGTGGCCGAAGCGTACGAAGTTCTCAGCGATCCGGAGAAGCGCGGTCGCTACGATCGCTTCGGACACGAAGGCGTCAAGGGAGCCGCCAGCGCGGGAGCCGGTTTCGGTGGTTTCGACGACGCTATGGATCTTTTCAGCCAACTCTTTGGCGGACAGATGGGCGGCGGAAGACGGCGTCGCGGAAGTGGCGGCGGACAACGCGGCAACAGTCTGCGTACGGTCGTGGAAATCGATCTGTTCGAAGCCGCAACGGGTTGCCAACGCGATCTGGAATTCACTCGCAAAGAAACCTGTCAAACCTGTAGCGGTAGTGGAGCCAAACCTGGCACAACTCCGGAAACTTGTGACTACTGCAACGGGCAAGGCCAGGTCGTGCAGCGTGCGGGAGCGGGGTTCTTCGGCTTTCAAATGGCGACCGAATGCCCGGCCTGTCACGGTAGCGGAAAAGTGGTTCGCGATAAATGTTCCGACTGTCGTGGCGACGGTCGGCAAGACAAACAGATTCAACAGACGCTCGAAATTCCCCCCGGTGTCGATAACGGCAATCGAATTTCACTCCGAGGCGAAGGTGACGCCGGTCCGAACGGCGGACCACGGGGCGATTTGCTTGTCGATGTCCGCGTGAAAGAACATCCGTTGTTCCAGCGCGAAGGCGATCACCTTACGTGTCGCGTGCCGATTCACTATTCGCAAGCAGTTCTCGGTGCGAACATCGACATTCCCGTCCTCGAAAGCGGCGGAAAACATTCGCTCGAAATTCCCGCCGGCACACAACCCGGTGAAGTGATTCGACTCCGCGGACAAGGCATGCCGGATGTGCATAGCGGCAGTCGGGGCGATCTGTTCGTGCAAATCCAATTGGAAGTGCCCAAGTCGGTCGATGGCCGTCATGAGGAACTCATTCGCGAACTCGCCGAGATCGAGAACACCAACGTCACCCCGCATCGCAAAAGCTTCTTTGAAAAAGTCCGCGAGTTCTTCTCGCCCGACGATGACGAGTAG
- the ald gene encoding alanine dehydrogenase: MIVGVPSEIKQDEYRVALLPVGVEELTAAGHRVLVQKGAGLGSGIADQLYVENGAEIVETAEEVFANAELVVKVKEPQPSEWPMLRADQMLFTYFHFAADEVLTRSVLDTGVTAIAYETLRGPSGDLPLLTPMSEVAGRMSIQEGAKFLERPQEGRGILLGGVPGVPPAHIVILGGGVVGKNAAQIAAGFQADVAILDINVDRLRYLEDIMPANVNTLFSDRHNIREQLQLADLVIGAVLIPGARAPKLVSKADLKLMKPGAVIIDVAVDQGGCIETTRPTTHAEPTYIVDSIVHYCVTNMPGAVGRTSTYALCNVTFPYVLRIANDGLETAATQTPGIAAAVNMHDRQVTNQAVADTFSLAFHPFG; this comes from the coding sequence ATGATCGTCGGTGTCCCCAGCGAGATCAAACAAGACGAGTACCGTGTGGCATTGTTGCCGGTCGGTGTGGAAGAACTGACGGCGGCCGGGCATCGTGTGTTGGTTCAAAAGGGAGCCGGTCTGGGGAGCGGCATTGCGGACCAATTGTACGTGGAAAACGGTGCGGAAATCGTCGAGACCGCCGAAGAGGTGTTCGCCAATGCGGAACTCGTAGTGAAAGTCAAAGAGCCGCAGCCGTCGGAATGGCCAATGTTGCGGGCTGATCAAATGCTGTTCACGTATTTCCATTTCGCTGCGGATGAAGTCCTGACTCGCAGCGTTTTGGACACCGGTGTCACGGCCATCGCCTACGAAACTCTGCGGGGACCGAGCGGTGATTTGCCGTTGCTCACGCCGATGAGCGAAGTCGCCGGGCGAATGAGTATCCAAGAAGGAGCCAAGTTCTTGGAGCGTCCGCAGGAAGGCCGCGGAATTTTGCTCGGCGGTGTGCCCGGTGTGCCGCCGGCCCATATTGTGATTCTCGGCGGCGGAGTCGTCGGCAAGAACGCCGCTCAGATTGCCGCCGGGTTTCAGGCGGATGTGGCGATTCTCGATATCAACGTCGATCGGCTACGGTATCTCGAAGACATCATGCCCGCGAACGTGAACACGTTGTTTTCTGATCGTCACAACATCCGCGAACAACTTCAGTTGGCCGACCTCGTCATCGGAGCCGTCCTCATTCCTGGCGCACGGGCACCGAAGTTGGTTTCCAAAGCGGATTTGAAACTGATGAAACCCGGTGCGGTGATCATTGATGTGGCCGTCGATCAGGGCGGATGCATTGAAACCACGCGACCAACCACACACGCCGAGCCGACCTACATTGTCGACAGCATCGTTCATTACTGCGTGACGAACATGCCCGGTGCCGTCGGTCGGACCAGCACGTACGCGTTGTGCAACGTGACGTTTCCGTACGTGCTCCGCATCGCCAACGACGGTCTGGAAACCGCCGCCACACAAACGCCGGGCATCGCGGCCGCGGTGAACATGCACGATCGCCAGGTGACCAACCAAGCCGTCGCGGACACATTTAGTCTGGCATTTCATCCGTTCGGATGA
- a CDS encoding co-chaperone GroES, whose translation MQLNPLDDRVVVEPASAEETTAGGIVLPGAAQEKPQRGTVTAVGPGRLLDSGDRAAVAVSVGDEVLFGKYGGNDIEIDGVEYKILRESDILAKIEK comes from the coding sequence ATGCAACTCAACCCTCTCGATGATCGCGTCGTTGTCGAACCTGCTTCCGCCGAAGAAACCACCGCTGGCGGAATCGTGCTGCCAGGTGCCGCTCAAGAAAAACCACAACGCGGCACCGTGACCGCTGTTGGCCCAGGCCGTCTGCTCGATTCCGGCGATCGCGCCGCCGTCGCTGTGTCGGTCGGTGATGAAGTCCTTTTCGGAAAATACGGCGGCAACGACATCGAAATCGATGGCGTCGAATACAAGATTCTCCGTGAAAGCGACATCCTCGCGAAAATCGAAAAGTAG
- a CDS encoding FmdB family zinc ribbon protein yields MPTYDYRCEACQHEWELFQSITATPEKKCPACNKKKARRVIGPGAGILFKGSGFYETDYRSDSYKKAAAADKKSQSEASSKSESKSDSGSKTSKSSD; encoded by the coding sequence ATGCCCACGTACGATTATCGCTGTGAAGCCTGCCAACACGAATGGGAGTTGTTTCAATCCATCACGGCCACCCCGGAAAAGAAATGCCCGGCGTGTAACAAGAAGAAAGCCCGCCGTGTGATCGGTCCGGGAGCCGGGATTCTGTTCAAAGGCTCGGGCTTCTACGAAACCGATTACCGCAGCGATAGCTACAAGAAAGCCGCCGCCGCCGACAAGAAATCGCAAAGCGAAGCCAGCAGTAAGAGCGAATCCAAATCGGACTCCGGCTCAAAAACCAGCAAGTCTTCGGATTAA
- the grpE gene encoding nucleotide exchange factor GrpE, producing MSEPERQNEPEPTPDDVEEVFEEQPPTAEEEHANSDEPAINAEQLEALRTERDSNRDKWLRAEAELDNYRKRSQRDADEIRKYQSIGLVRDLLSGLDNLRRAEEAAAKSKNVDELLKGISMVSVQFENTLKSHGIERIEAEGQQFDPNLHEAVTQIPSEHPPMTVITDYEPGYKLHDRVIRPSKVVVSSGPADGS from the coding sequence ATGAGTGAACCTGAACGCCAAAACGAACCGGAACCCACACCGGACGACGTGGAAGAAGTCTTCGAAGAACAACCGCCGACCGCCGAGGAGGAGCACGCGAATTCCGACGAGCCGGCCATCAACGCCGAGCAACTCGAAGCGTTGCGAACCGAACGCGATTCCAATCGTGACAAATGGTTGCGGGCGGAGGCGGAACTCGACAACTACCGCAAACGCTCGCAACGAGACGCTGACGAGATTCGCAAGTATCAGTCCATCGGCTTGGTGCGGGACTTACTTTCCGGACTGGACAACCTCCGGCGAGCCGAGGAAGCAGCGGCGAAGTCAAAGAACGTCGACGAACTGCTCAAAGGCATTTCGATGGTCTCGGTGCAGTTCGAGAACACGCTCAAATCGCATGGCATCGAGCGGATCGAAGCGGAAGGTCAGCAATTTGACCCGAACCTTCATGAAGCGGTCACGCAGATTCCATCCGAGCATCCGCCGATGACCGTCATCACGGATTACGAACCCGGCTACAAACTTCACGACCGCGTCATCCGCCCGAGTAAAGTTGTGGTCTCCAGTGGACCGGCGGATGGTAGTTAG
- the groL gene encoding chaperonin GroEL (60 kDa chaperone family; promotes refolding of misfolded polypeptides especially under stressful conditions; forms two stacked rings of heptamers to form a barrel-shaped 14mer; ends can be capped by GroES; misfolded proteins enter the barrel where they are refolded when GroES binds), producing the protein MAKQLLFDDRARLKLLRGIDTLADAVASTMGPTGRNVIIDKSFGNPVVTKDGVTVSKEVELEDPYENMGAKLVNEVAQKTSDVAGDGTTTATVLARAIFEEGLRSLTLGANPTVVRRGIDKAVAAAVEKLESMARHIDSTAQVAQVAAISANNDGEVGGLIAEAIEKVGRDGVITVEEGKGNETTLDLADGMQFDKGFLSPYFVSDAENMSCELEDCYILIHEKKISNLREFVPILEQVAQTGKPLLVIAEDLEGEALTALVVNKLRGVFNVCAVKAPGFGERRKAMLGDIATLTGGTMLSEDLGIKLENVKLEHLGQAKKVEVTKDNTTIIEGAGDQDKVQSRIDQIRKHIAGTDSEYDREKFQERLAKLTGGVAIISVGAATEAEMKQTKARMEDALHATRAAVEEGILPGGGTALLRCIEAVKGVKGRGDEKIGIQIISRALEAPIRQIVSNSGRDGSVIADEVKEMDTNTGFDANSGEYVDMFEAGIIDPTKVVKNALSNAASIAGLMLTTQVCVTRTDDPDGGEKAKVEGAIR; encoded by the coding sequence GTGGCCAAACAACTTTTATTTGACGACCGCGCACGGCTGAAACTGCTGCGTGGCATCGATACCCTGGCCGACGCGGTTGCCTCGACGATGGGCCCAACCGGTCGGAACGTGATTATCGACAAATCCTTCGGCAACCCCGTTGTCACCAAAGACGGCGTGACCGTTTCGAAGGAAGTCGAACTCGAAGACCCTTATGAAAACATGGGGGCCAAGCTCGTTAACGAAGTCGCTCAGAAAACCAGCGATGTCGCCGGTGACGGAACGACCACCGCCACCGTCCTCGCTCGGGCGATCTTCGAAGAAGGCTTGCGAAGCTTGACGCTCGGTGCCAACCCGACCGTCGTGCGGCGTGGCATCGACAAAGCCGTTGCCGCGGCTGTCGAGAAGCTCGAAAGCATGGCACGTCACATCGACTCCACCGCTCAAGTCGCACAAGTTGCCGCAATTTCCGCGAACAACGACGGCGAAGTTGGTGGGCTCATCGCTGAAGCTATCGAGAAAGTCGGTCGTGACGGCGTGATCACCGTTGAAGAAGGCAAAGGCAACGAGACGACTCTCGACCTCGCCGACGGCATGCAGTTCGATAAAGGCTTCCTTTCGCCTTACTTCGTCAGCGATGCCGAAAACATGAGCTGTGAATTGGAAGACTGCTACATTCTGATTCACGAAAAGAAGATCAGCAACTTGCGTGAGTTCGTGCCGATCCTCGAGCAAGTCGCTCAAACCGGCAAACCGTTGTTGGTCATCGCCGAAGACCTCGAAGGCGAAGCCTTGACGGCGTTGGTCGTCAACAAACTTCGCGGCGTGTTCAACGTCTGTGCGGTGAAAGCTCCTGGTTTCGGTGAACGTCGTAAAGCCATGCTCGGCGACATCGCCACCCTGACCGGTGGCACGATGCTCAGCGAAGACTTGGGCATCAAGCTCGAAAACGTCAAGTTGGAGCACCTCGGTCAAGCTAAGAAGGTCGAAGTCACCAAAGACAACACGACCATCATTGAAGGTGCTGGCGATCAGGACAAAGTCCAATCCCGCATTGATCAAATCCGCAAGCACATCGCCGGAACTGACAGCGAGTACGATCGCGAAAAGTTCCAAGAACGCTTGGCGAAGCTGACCGGTGGCGTGGCGATCATTTCCGTCGGTGCTGCCACCGAAGCGGAAATGAAGCAAACCAAAGCCCGCATGGAAGACGCCCTGCACGCGACGCGAGCTGCCGTCGAAGAAGGTATTCTTCCCGGTGGTGGCACCGCTCTTCTCCGCTGCATCGAAGCGGTTAAGGGTGTCAAAGGTCGTGGCGACGAGAAGATCGGTATCCAGATCATCTCCCGCGCTTTGGAAGCTCCGATTCGTCAGATCGTCAGCAACAGCGGACGGGACGGTTCGGTGATCGCCGACGAAGTCAAGGAAATGGACACCAACACCGGCTTCGATGCGAACAGCGGCGAATACGTCGACATGTTCGAAGCAGGTATTATCGACCCCACCAAGGTCGTCAAAAATGCTCTGTCCAATGCGGCGAGCATCGCTGGTTTGATGCTGACGACCCAAGTCTGCGTCACCCGCACGGACGATCCCGATGGCGGCGAAAAAGCCAAAGTCGAAGGCGCAATCCGGTAA